The window ATCCCAAAGAGCTCCTAATAGTTCTTCTGCTTCAACTTCGCAAGCTAAAATCTTACGTTATGTATTTGATGGTAAATGAAATCATGTGTATTTAATACCATAAATAATGGCCGAAAGGCAATTCAGAAGCTCCTAGCATTTGTCGTCTCACCCCCTCCACCCCACACACGtgaaaaaacaacattaatttaaatcctATTTTGGACTTGAAGCTTTTACTTTGGTCTTTCAagttcaaaacatttttttatcgTCCCTGATCTTTGCATAAAGAATCAGTCAAGTCCTTGCCAgtgaatttttataaattgtttaGCAAAACCCCAACAAAAATATGTCCGTAGTTTATTTATCTGACAAGCAAACGTCCATgtaaacaataatttgaaattgtgtATATCTAATAGAGAagtatcaaatttcaaaatagatCTATTTTTTGATAGATGACAACAGAAAATTAATAGGAAAGACAAACTGCATTTTTTTTGtgcaaaataaaaagggactgacaaatattaaaaagttgatggactaaaataaaacatttgaagaTTTAAAGGATCAAAATGGAATTGACTATAAAAGTTAACAACTAAGATATGGTTTATACCCACAGTTGATTAAACTAAAATGGCAAAAGCAGCAGGACATACAGGGATTTGAAGCCAAATTCTACAGTAGTGTAAGCCAACCAAGTTCAGCAGCTCATTGAGTTGAGGTTTGAAAAGAACCATTTGAGCATCAACAAAGCTAAGTTTCAAATCCCACAAGCCACCAATTGTCCTGAGATAGTCTCCACCCTCGATTGGGGTAGAGGGAGAGCATTGTTCTACAAACTTCACCGCTGCTTGGGCTCTTCCCGATATCTCAATATGTCTCTGAATGTAAAAGCTTTTCCATCCCTGCAAgacatttcattttgtttgttcaCAAACAGAAGCATCACAACGAACATACCAGAAAAGGGTTGGCTATATGTCCAACAAGGTGATAATCCAAACGAATTTtcaataaaggaaaaagaacaagcatttaagagaaaaaacagGGAAAACTCAAAATGGCTCATTCAACAATAGAGCGAAACGAACTTTCAAATCCCTTAATTGCttcgaaaaacaaaaatgtataaGTGAATTCACCAATGAGACAGACAAAAGTTAAGTTCAGAGTTAAGATATGAACGAGTGTACGTTTCcctaaaaagttcaaacatgATGGAGAAAATTCAAAGGGCTGTAATTCAACTACATTTGAATTACGAAGcagaaagaacaaaacaagCTTTCAAATCACTGGATCAGTGGATTGATTTTCAAAAAgctaaaaaatccaaaaacccATAATTGGAGGGATCATAAAGCCcgatataaataataataggcTTAGAGAAACAAGGTTCTTAAGATTTAATATCCTACAAATTTTCACGGCAACAAAACATAATATGATCAGAAATAGAGCAACAATCCTAAAAAGGCCAAATCATGAACGGGAGAAACAGAACTCACATTCAACTCTAGATAACTACCTACTGTGTGTTTCACAAAATAGTCAAACCATTCGTtcagaaataaaaaaacaacctTCCAAATCTCTCAATTGAATTGAGAAacataaatattcaaaacgGGCAATATGGGGAACAAATTCCTAAATTGAGTAGAGCCAAACAGAAAGATCACCATGGAAATGGAGGATTGTGCGAGAGTTGACGAAGAAGAACCATTGATATAAGGCCATCTTTCCCTCGCGAGAGATTCCCACAGATAATCGGAATCGCAGAGTTGCCTACAAAACCGCGAACAACAGCCCAAAGAACAAATGTCCGATACCTTCGTTCCGAATCACAGCCCAAAATTCCACAGAGAAAGATCAATTAATCCACAAACAATATTACAGTAAATTAAAAGGgatcataattaaacaaataactCTATTGGAACCTGAAGGGAAGAAGCAATTTTCAGTGCAGTGTCAATGGAAAGATTATCCAAACCCATTTCCGATTGCTCTCAATTCGCTTATTTCTCCGGGAAAATTTGTTAGTGTAGATTGAAAATGGTGAAGCCCTGGAACGATGAATTTCAAGGAAAGAAGACAATCTAAGAAGGAAAGCCACCGATTGGATTGAATCCCTAACCGAGCTTGCTTCCGAACGGAGTATGCTGAAGTTGAGAGCTGGAGGCGAAGCCTTTGACGATGGCGATACACGTGGCGAGTTCTTGTACGCACCAAATTTCACACGTAATTTGTTATTGGGAAATTGCTTTTTAACAgtttaaaagaacaaacagcaaattccaaaaataaatttgatgcTCTTACCATTATACTCTCAACTTCCAAAAGCAAGATTGATCActcaaacttttcaaaattttaaatttgaccTTTAAGTTTAGGGTGTTTTTGGTATAGGGATGCGCCAGATAAACAATGACTAGTCGTGTAAAAAAGAGTTGAGTCGGTTTTAAattgagaattttcaaaaaaatatttttaaatgttaaatcgACTAGACCTCACAAAACCAATGGACTGATCATTTCTTATCGATGTTAAGGTTAGTTTGACACTTTACTAGACACTATGATCGGTTCCGGTTGATCGATGATCACCTCTTGTTTGGTatgtcaaaattatttttttctctaaaataaaattacttgaaaaaaatcattaccTAGTTGTATGCATTGCACATGTTATTAAGGGTGAGTACAATGAACTGAGAATCCAAATCGATTCAATTGGTCAAAAAATGAGAGACATCGGTCGAGGTCGGTTTTAGAAAGTCAAattgagaattttcaaaaagtatttCCAAGTGTTAAATCGACCCAACAAAAAGTAACTGATCAACCATTGCTCAAAGTTTGAGATTGATTTGAATGTTTACTAAACTAACTAAGTTCGAGattgatttgaatatttactaaattgaCTATGATCAGTTTGAGATTGATTTGAATGTTTACTAAACTAACTATGGTCAGTTCGAGATTGAATTTGTCAAAAAACCGACTCCAATCGACCAACGATCACCCCTACCTATTATATACATTTGGggtttaaatttgtaatatgtgAGTcgaaattttcaattatttgtgaGCTCGGAAGgtctaataattttaatactttaaatttagaggcttaattgttataattgaaagtttagagatGTAATTATCAAATACTCCGATTTTgtccaaaaataattttttttaaaaacctgACTTTAGCTAAATTTATATAAGACGGCAAAATTGCAACACAACACATGAATTTAGGCCTTCTTCCATTTATCTATTAGGTAGAACTATTATGTGattgctaaaaaaaaattggaaatttgaacgtattaaatattgttttgaagtttataaaTTCTGAAGACTATCAAACAGGTCGTTTGTCAcgaattattataatcttaaaattatgattagaactattatttttcatatgtcactattattcatttttccttttagtaaTCCTCTTTCAGTTTGTTCACTATTCCTGATTCTCCCTTTAACTATTTTTCACCCTCATCTCTCCTCCCTTTAATTGTTTTTCACCCTCATCTTTCCTATGTTACTATTTTTCACTTATCAtgcaatattttttactttcataAACGTACATTGTAATAACTTATACTATAATAGTCTGTACATACTAAAATAACTATATTCACGTCCAAAATGTTCCCTAaatgttttaatgtttaaaaatctttaattataaattgaatttctaTAGTCCTACatttatatctatttaatatctaaacttttaaaattatctaatAGGTAATAGGTTATGGAAGTTTTAAGCTTGTTTGAAataagtttctaaattttaaaaggtttAATAGCTCATAATTTGACATATAAGGTAAGGAGGACCAGCACGACGGTTTCTAAAGTTTCCTCACAAGTAGAAGAAAGCAAgccaagaaacaaaaatcctagtttatcatttcaaatttggaaaataaCCTTTCTGtacaatgaaaataaaaccAGTCAACTTCGAATCATATAGGAACGTAAAAGCTTAAATTATAGTAAATGAAAGACGAATTTAATTAACGATAACTAGAGCtcaaaaaaaatccacaacACCACCGTATACAAACacaaagtatataaaaatCCTACTTCAATATCAACAGCACAAATACATCCCCTACAAAACAATCTAGAGcaacaaatcatttaaaaatttaaaacttaaatttttaggGAACAAACCTAATTAGAAATCGACGAAAccacaaaattaacaaaacatttacaagTAAAATCCTGAAGCAGTAACACACGAGCGGTGACAAAGGCCTAAAAAGAGGAGGGTGTACATGAAGGCTGCTACTTGCGAATCCGCGCATGGAGAGAGATAATAGATATCCAAATGAGCAACACCATAACAACGGAGGCGAAAAGGGAGGTCGCCAAAGAAGCACCGACGTGGCGGCAGAATTTATCGAAGGCGTAGCACACTTTGTCCCATCGAACATGTGTGTTCCCTTTTAACCCTATGTATGCGACTCCACCTGCAGCTCCAGTGGCTGAGGCTACCACCCCCAAGatgaactatatatataacacaataatgttaaaataatttgattaattagaaTAATGCAATGTTTTAAATGTACGTAATTGGGGTTAATTAAGAGTGGAATATAGTAGAGAGTACCGTATCCCAAATGGCGTAATGAAGCAGGGACTTGGTGTGGCAATTGGGTTTAGCGATGACGAAAAGGGAGGAGAGGCCAGTGACGAGACTGTAAAATGCTGCCACCGATAATGCAGCTACGAAATATCtgtcaaatttaatttcacatttatatttttctttttcaagaatgcatttaaaaaaaaactaaatgaactttaaaaaatcaaataatggtttcagaaaaatgaattctattaaatcaaaattaattcattgaAGTCTAAATGAATACAACTCACATAGTTCAATATGTAAATTGATGTTTGTCCAAAaacatatacatttaaatcaaattaaaactaacAAGATTTACCACTCCATGAAAGGTTAGCTCAACTTGTTTAATTATATGCCCTTAATTAAGGATTTAAgagttaaaattaatctttttgttattatgtttgttagaaaggaaaaaaaatattataaatgaaaaactgAAAcagaatatatttataaaaatttatattctattaataataaacaagatttctatataaaatttggctagatttagtaaataaacataagtaaattaagaagtttaaattttattgaaggGTCTAAATCCATTTAATAAGAAGTCTctatattttgagatttgttatattgagatattcttctattttaaaaggttgagttttatttcttgcattttaaattagttactattgttatttttttcaaatacatattataaaaataagtaataaagGAATAGAGACGTACGTTGAAATCtgaatacataaataaatatttaaatacgCCGTTTGactaaaatatatgaaattataagaatccataaatttataaaatatgaactAAACGTTGAACAAACCTTGCAGATATGATAATGgcaaaattataaacaaataaatgaaaaattaagatggcttattcaaattttctaaaaagaaattattatgcATGgcaataacattttatttattggctttagtttttaattttataaaaatggaaaaaataaaaaagaaagaaaaagaaagaggttTATGATTATGGAGTTGATTTTTGGACTAATTTTTGGTCACCAATCCTCTCCGGggtctttctttatattatttcgGTGTGCAAAttgcaaatattatttttcaattttactttcgtgcaaaatatatcaaatatattaaaaaaaacattatattatatatatactctcacacaaagttagaaaataggaaagaaaatacatgaaaataatatatatatctatatatatatgacctattgaaataatttatatgGTTTTTAATTTAGGGATTCAAATCCTACCTTGATTAATGGCTAATATGTCCacatgttaatttaattatacttattttgaccaaaaaaatacataatagAGACTAAATGGTTATAGTTCATGacctaaattattatttatcataaaaGTTTagtaacaaaaactaaaaaatgttttagttaaattataagaaaacacacttgaatttttcaaaaactgcaTCATTGAACAAATAAAccttttataaacattttgaaataaaatttctttaaaatttagacgAAATTGAGATATGGTgttttagaacaaaaatttgaattagctacataattttaagttatgatttttatttgattttttacttCATAGTTTCAAAACGTACGTTTATAAAAGTTATAAGATAACATCGTAGCtttatagtaatatttttcttaaaatccATGAATATTGAtatcaattagttaaataattttaacaataaaaaatgaataataataataataataactcaCCTGAAAGCAGGGGAATCGTCGAACTTGGCTTCGACGGGGAAGCCCGGCGGGACACCCCGGAGCTTATTGACGACGGTTTGTTTACTGGTGACCATGACCACCACACTCGACACTGCCGCCGCGAAAACAACAAATCTCAGCACGACTCCGACTAGAAACAAGTTCATTCCACCAGGAGCAGCGGTAGAAGGCGGGGGCGGCGCCTCCTTAGCAGACTCGGGCTCAGCTGAGGCCATTATGggagagaaaaatgagagtGGAAAAAGGGAATTAAATTAGATAGGTGTAATTACGAAGGAGAGGGAAACTCGGGGATGTgttatatatagttaattaggATTAAGAAATggattaatataatttttaatttggttggAGTTTCCTGCACGTAAACCGCAATGTGAATGTTGATTATTTACGTTCTTTTGAAGTccaaatttgaacaaaaaaaattgtgtatgaaaacaagaaaatttctGATAtcctttttttatcttaaattaattaaatatatgttattggtcagatttgtttggattttatttatttatttatttattgttcatacagatgaatgaaaaaaaataataataagagatTTTGTGCCTCGTTGGAGGGATATTTTTGCATTAAAGAGTTAGTTCATATCCAAGAGAAATTGAGGGGAGGGTTAgtctttttttaagaaaaataattaattcatagaATAAATaactcatatatatatgtcaagTAAACAATTACGCGATCTTCTATcgagatgaaataaaaaaaattatatgttattcgttggaaaatatttacaaatttcctatgctttcttttaaaaagattttgttattttagtacacttcataaataaatatttcttccCACTAAGACAAATATCaatactataattaattaaattaaaagtggCTTTTGCAGGCAATATCGACTATAAATCCATCATAAAACTAAAcgttgtttaatattttatttcgaTGAAACTTTATGAGAGAGATTAGGTAGAGTTTGTATTGAGTTTGGCatcaaatatagaaagaagATGGCCTAattaacaacaacaaaaaaaaatgttggccATCAGGTTCTTTGGTTATTAGGATAAAGATTAGTTTGGTATATGAGAACAATCTTATCCGATTTTGTGATAGTGTATAtcagtttatatatattatgttagTTTGTCATATATAAGTTAAGTTAAaggatcttttttttctcttataatTGTAATCTCgttgtaatataaaaaatatatttaatgtgACAAAATACATACACATTTAACGATGACTAAATGTGTACCTATAGATATTTTTactacatttaattttaaagagaatTGGGATTGGAgtctatatattttgatatgaatACTATTTCttattggatatatatatcattacaACCAAGCAACACTTGTACGAAAGTCAATACTGATCTtattaaataagttaaaatagttttgttgTTCATGTGTCAAGAACTCTAAAGACCTTTTTTGCTACTTGGGGTGAGCATTGGTCGGTTGGAGTcaacttttttagaaaaccaCTATGAAGAAGTAGGAGCATATTGTTGTTTCGTCGACAAATCGGTTTAGGTCGGTTTAAATCTTCATTATATTTAACAATAACCgactttcttctttaattcGATTAATTTTAGTCGATCGACTAAGTTTTTCAATCTATCATACTTACTGTTAcccactaattaattaatttgcatAACTTGAGGATGAATAAAGTTTTGACATGCATTAGAGTTTCAAACTgtagaattaaattttgaaaataagaaagtaaGAAGTAACTAAATTTAGTCTTTTTCgtttacatatttttatttgggtTCAAACGTCATATCGCTATTAATTTGGAGCGTTTCCAATTtccaacatatatataaaccaagttgtattatttgtattaattacattaaaattttggactttttgaattatttactataatcaaataaactatattttataatactaTGTCATATATATCTTCGCTACATAagacaatataatttttaaaaatatattgaccACATTTGCCCAacctataaattaattaaaatcatattcatattattaaaatgatagTCAGTGAGATAATCATATTCTGATGGTTGGtggttgatttttcttttttattattattttttgaacaaacagaaaaactaaaataaagagaaaaaaaagggaaagtgaaacattttttaaagtaattcatattaaaataaaataatagctTTGCAAGTAATAATACTTTGAAAAATTGTGATCATacactcaaaatttgaaaaggataTTTGATTAATCCACTTATTAgatcaaagttaattttatgttatgatAGTTTGATTACTCTATTATTTAGTCAAAATCTGGCCACCTACGGCAGCTACCATTGGATTACGTgtctttttcccctttttcttttaattgttatttttgaaatttttaaaaaaaaagatcaatatCATGTAAAGGTTATTTATTTAGCATTCAATTATTAAGTTAGTTtgcaattgatttttttttcttttaattataaagttaATATTATACAATCAAGTTATTGTATAATATTGCCACTAACTGtgaagttttgtttctttattggTACCACTAACTTTCAAGtttatatgaaataattaattttatttgaaatattatgtTGATTTAATAAGTTAGAAAACATTAATACGTCCTTAAAAACACATTAACATAGGCTATAAGCTAATCACTTCATTAAATAGATGATTTATGATCTAGTTTGAAATAgttgtaatttttataattattgtagatttatatttgaagaatAAGCTAACAAAAGGGAAAATAAGTAAACTAGTGTTGGGTAAATGATCGTattgttaaactaaaaaactagTTAATGGTGTtagataaattaataataaattgatgaagtttaattatatgaatctATTAAAGTAGGTTTActcttttaagaaaagttataaaaatcaattttgacttttggtataaataatttgtcaatgttttttgttttttagaaaaaaatcctaattttaattgttttactattcatttataatttactataacataatatttttaaaattttacatgatttgaaatttgataatttttctagatgtgtgtaaaaaatatattaatatggaatgatattattttatatatgtctttattataatgtatttatttaaatggtTAATAAAGTGGAAGATTTGTAGACAAGTTTGATCTTCTTAGGTCCTTGctttatgatattattttaataatttcttgaaaaatataatcaattttgttgaaaaatattaaaataataattgaatgaattttatatagttaacatattaaaaaactaatagtttttttttgttattttgaagtataataaaataaattaaaatatttataaaatattctaaaattttagaatttgtcgtaataaaaaatttaattctaaaactttgttatatttatataaatattttaaatattttttcatatacaataacaattaacttctttatttatagattCAGCTTTTCCAAAAATCTACTACGTTTCACTATTcctaattttttatcattccacttattagtatattttctcaccatttattttctaatatttgtcACATCCATTATTTGATTAACTTTCTATAACAATTATATACTTCTCTTAAACTTTCATCAAATAAGTTgtcttaaaaattaattacatttcaaatcatacaaattttaaaaataattttgttaaataaactataaattaaacattgatACGATAATAGTACAGATAATAAGTCCTTCCAATTTTTTCCAACTTAAAATGAGTTATTactaaataacattttaaaatttgattgtgcgcaaaagataaattatatataacaatgtCTACCATCCctctacattttaaaaataaattagagaaattatACCATCAATAATGTAGGTTTAAAAGAGCTTTCGACTTCGACTACTTACGAAGCAAGA of the Cucumis sativus cultivar 9930 chromosome 3, Cucumber_9930_V3, whole genome shotgun sequence genome contains:
- the LOC101218430 gene encoding uncharacterized protein LOC101218430 → MGLDNLSIDTALKIASSLQVSDICSLGCCSRFCRQLCDSDYLWESLARERWPYINGSSSSTLAQSSISMGWKSFYIQRHIEISGRAQAAVKFVEQCSPSTPIEGGDYLRTIGGLWDLKLSFVDAQMVLFKPQLNELLNLVGLHYCRIWLQIPANQIMEALQRCKIAERHICVKWWKLGRWFYGFRMRDEQQTRRVSLAELMTEEGEDVLGVLSRGAVHEVLRVQVSVGDSFAGHWSRQST
- the LOC101206830 gene encoding CASP-like protein 1D1, whose amino-acid sequence is MASAEPESAKEAPPPPSTAAPGGMNLFLVGVVLRFVVFAAAVSSVVVMVTSKQTVVNKLRGVPPGFPVEAKFDDSPAFRYFVAALSVAAFYSLVTGLSSLFVIAKPNCHTKSLLHYAIWDTFILGVVASATGAAGGVAYIGLKGNTHVRWDKVCYAFDKFCRHVGASLATSLFASVVMVLLIWISIISLHARIRK